The Chromatiales bacterium 21-64-14 genome includes a region encoding these proteins:
- a CDS encoding penicillin-binding protein 2 yields the protein MAHRLTLKDYLAESQLTIARATWAVILIGLLTSGLIARLVYLQVVSYKHYAMLSKENWVKLLPVPPTRGLIYDRNGVLLAENVPTYNLEITPDQVPNLKSTLVRLRRLIPISNDDVEAFQQLMAQKPRFESIPLRFQLTSKEVARFAVNRWRFSGVDVTARLRRYYPLGPLAVHDIGYVGRIDVADLKRVNTSEYASTSYIGKTGIERYYEALLHGNVGVKQVEVNAQGRTLRVLKRDAPQPGDNLYLTLDARLQATAQKALGKYAGAVVALDPVNGDILAMVSTPTYNPNPFVDGIDTKAYNALRDNPGHPLFNRAIRGRYSPGSMIKPFVALAGLQYGAIIPSSTVYCPGYYQLPGSSRKYWGWKRGGHGTVDLKDAITESCDIYFYALAHKLGIDRIHAFLSRFGFQKRTGVDLPGERAGLLPSPQWKEATRHEPWYPGETLINGIGQGYTLVTPLGLAVATAALAMHGQRVIPHLLYATQDPSTGDLKIVPTRRLPTITLSNPAYWKDVITSMTDVVNSIHGTAHSIARGLRYTIAGKTGTAQLFGTGKGGYAHEAEIPFKLRDNALFIGFAPAYDPKIVVAVIVEHGGYGGVTAAPIARKVMDEYLLKEKQ from the coding sequence ATGGCCCATCGCCTGACACTCAAGGACTATCTGGCCGAGAGCCAGCTCACCATCGCCCGCGCCACCTGGGCGGTGATCCTGATCGGTCTGCTGACGAGCGGGCTGATAGCGCGCCTGGTCTACCTACAGGTGGTCTCCTACAAACACTACGCGATGCTGTCCAAAGAGAATTGGGTCAAGCTCCTGCCCGTTCCGCCCACGCGCGGACTGATCTATGACCGCAACGGCGTACTCCTCGCCGAGAACGTCCCCACCTACAATCTCGAGATCACCCCCGATCAGGTGCCGAACCTGAAGTCCACATTGGTACGGCTGCGGCGGCTGATCCCGATCAGCAACGACGACGTCGAAGCCTTCCAGCAGCTAATGGCGCAGAAACCGCGCTTCGAGAGCATCCCACTGCGCTTCCAGCTGACATCGAAGGAGGTTGCCCGTTTCGCCGTCAACCGCTGGCGATTTTCCGGGGTGGACGTCACCGCGCGGCTCAGACGTTACTACCCGCTCGGGCCACTCGCGGTACACGATATCGGCTACGTCGGGCGCATCGACGTGGCGGACCTGAAGCGGGTGAACACCAGCGAATACGCCAGCACCTCCTATATCGGAAAGACCGGTATCGAACGGTATTACGAGGCACTCCTGCACGGCAACGTCGGCGTCAAGCAGGTCGAGGTCAACGCCCAGGGCCGCACCCTGCGTGTACTCAAGCGCGACGCCCCGCAGCCCGGGGACAATCTCTACCTGACTCTGGATGCGCGGTTGCAGGCCACGGCCCAGAAGGCCCTGGGAAAATATGCCGGCGCGGTCGTGGCACTGGACCCGGTCAACGGGGACATCCTCGCGATGGTGAGCACCCCGACCTACAATCCGAATCCCTTCGTCGACGGCATCGATACCAAGGCCTACAACGCCCTCCGGGACAACCCCGGGCACCCGCTGTTCAATCGCGCGATCCGAGGCCGGTACTCACCGGGGTCAATGATCAAGCCGTTTGTGGCGCTTGCCGGTCTGCAGTACGGCGCAATCATTCCGTCGAGCACCGTCTATTGCCCCGGATACTATCAGCTGCCCGGCAGCAGTCGGAAATACTGGGGGTGGAAACGCGGGGGCCACGGGACCGTCGACTTAAAAGACGCTATTACGGAATCGTGCGACATCTATTTCTACGCGCTTGCGCATAAGCTCGGAATCGACCGGATACACGCCTTCCTCAGCCGGTTCGGCTTCCAAAAACGCACGGGAGTGGACCTACCCGGGGAGAGGGCTGGCCTGCTCCCATCCCCGCAGTGGAAAGAGGCGACCCGGCACGAGCCATGGTATCCCGGGGAGACCCTGATCAACGGTATTGGGCAGGGATACACGCTGGTGACCCCGTTGGGGCTTGCGGTTGCGACCGCGGCTCTCGCGATGCACGGCCAGCGGGTCATTCCTCATCTCCTCTATGCCACCCAGGACCCGAGCACCGGTGATCTCAAGATCGTTCCCACGCGGCGCCTGCCCACGATCACCCTCTCCAACCCGGCCTACTGGAAGGATGTCATCACTTCGATGACGGATGTCGTCAACAGCATTCACGGCACCGCGCATTCCATAGCCCGGGGACTGCGCTACACCATCGCCGGGAAGACCGGAACCGCCCAGCTGTTTGGAACGGGGAAGGGCGGCTATGCGCACGAGGCGGAAATCCCATTCAAACTAAGAGATAACGCCTTATTTATCGGGTTCGCTCCGGCGTACGATCCGAAAATCGTGGTAGCTGTGATCGTCGAGCACGGAGGTTACGGCGGGGTTACCGCTGCGCCTATAGCCCGGAAGGTGATGGACGAGTACCTGTTGAAGGAAAAGCAGTGA
- a CDS encoding 23S rRNA (guanine(2445)-N(2))/(guanine(2069)-N(7))-methyltransferase, giving the protein MTDSYRFFATAPKGIAPLLVEELSAMGAPDAAERAAGVPFTGDLELAYRACLWSRTANRVLLPLAEFPAPTPDALYEAVKAIAWEDHLGVDGTLAVDCSLARAAITHSQFAALRVKDAVVDRFRDACGARPSVDVQRPDLRINLYVRGERATVSVDLSGASLHLRGYRTAGVAAPLKENLAAAILLRAGWAEVAEAGGALVDPLCGSGTLPIEAAMIAGDIAPGLLRDYFGFLGWRGHDPALWADLLAEAQARRAAGSARPAPVIGYDADAAAVRAALANVAQAGLRGRVHIERRALGDCEPPPKVRAPGLVVANPPYGERLGTPALLASLYAELGALLRRRFAGWKAAVFTANPELGRRIGLRARRTHTLYNGAMECRLLHFVLDEPAPVAELSAGAEMFANRLRKNLNTTGRWARREGIDCYRLYDADLPEYALAIDLYGDGAERWAHVQEYEAPSSVDPAKAGIRLQDALGVIPKVLELPTDHVFFKVRRRQKGRDQYGKLSAAGRFREVRAGGLRFLVNFTDYLDTGLFLDHRPIRALIRQLAPGRRFLNLFGYTGSATVCAAAGGAVATTTVDLSRTYLDWAQRNLALNGLAGADHTLVQADCLEWLRAPSRPGAFDLIFLDPPTFSTSKRMSGTFDVQRDHAALIQDALRWLAPGGVLLFSTNFRRFRLDAAALPGLEIEDISRDTLPRDYVRSPRIHQCWRITRPPGG; this is encoded by the coding sequence ATGACCGATTCCTACCGCTTCTTCGCCACTGCGCCCAAGGGGATTGCGCCCCTGCTGGTGGAGGAACTGAGCGCCATGGGGGCCCCCGACGCGGCGGAGCGCGCGGCCGGAGTGCCGTTCACGGGCGACCTGGAGCTGGCCTACCGCGCGTGCCTGTGGTCGCGCACCGCCAACCGGGTGCTGTTGCCGCTGGCGGAGTTTCCCGCGCCGACCCCGGATGCCCTGTATGAGGCCGTGAAGGCGATCGCGTGGGAGGACCATCTGGGCGTGGACGGCACCCTGGCGGTGGATTGCAGCCTGGCCCGTGCCGCCATCACCCACAGCCAGTTCGCGGCGCTGCGCGTGAAGGATGCGGTGGTGGACCGGTTCCGGGACGCGTGCGGCGCGCGTCCGTCGGTCGACGTGCAACGCCCCGACCTGCGCATCAATCTCTACGTGCGCGGGGAGCGCGCCACGGTATCGGTCGATCTGTCCGGCGCGAGCCTGCATCTGCGCGGTTACCGCACCGCCGGCGTGGCGGCGCCCCTCAAGGAAAATCTCGCGGCAGCGATCCTGCTGCGCGCCGGCTGGGCGGAAGTGGCCGAGGCGGGCGGGGCGCTGGTGGATCCCCTGTGCGGTTCCGGCACGCTGCCCATCGAGGCGGCCATGATCGCCGGAGACATCGCACCGGGGCTGTTGCGCGACTATTTCGGTTTTCTCGGCTGGCGCGGCCATGACCCCGCCCTGTGGGCGGACCTGCTCGCGGAGGCGCAGGCGCGGCGCGCGGCCGGGAGCGCGCGGCCGGCGCCGGTGATCGGTTACGACGCAGACGCCGCGGCGGTGCGTGCGGCCCTGGCGAACGTGGCGCAGGCCGGGCTGCGCGGCCGGGTGCACATCGAGCGGCGCGCGTTGGGCGACTGCGAACCCCCGCCCAAGGTCCGGGCGCCGGGACTGGTGGTCGCCAACCCGCCCTACGGAGAACGCCTGGGAACACCCGCGCTGCTGGCGTCCCTGTATGCGGAGCTGGGTGCGCTGCTGCGCCGCCGCTTTGCGGGCTGGAAGGCGGCGGTGTTTACCGCGAACCCGGAGCTGGGCCGGCGCATCGGACTGCGGGCGCGGCGCACCCATACCCTGTACAACGGCGCGATGGAGTGCCGTCTGCTCCACTTCGTTCTGGACGAACCCGCGCCGGTGGCGGAGTTGTCCGCGGGCGCGGAGATGTTCGCCAATCGTTTGCGCAAGAACCTCAATACCACCGGACGTTGGGCACGGCGCGAGGGGATCGATTGCTACCGGTTGTATGACGCGGACCTGCCGGAGTATGCGCTGGCCATCGATCTCTATGGCGACGGGGCCGAGCGTTGGGCGCACGTGCAGGAATACGAGGCGCCGTCCTCGGTGGACCCGGCGAAGGCGGGCATCCGCTTGCAGGACGCGCTGGGCGTGATTCCGAAGGTGCTGGAGCTGCCCACCGACCACGTGTTCTTCAAGGTGCGCCGCCGCCAGAAAGGCCGCGACCAATATGGGAAGCTGTCCGCCGCCGGGCGCTTCCGGGAAGTGCGCGCGGGCGGGCTGCGCTTCCTGGTGAACTTCACCGATTACCTGGATACCGGCTTGTTCCTGGATCACCGCCCGATCCGTGCCCTGATCCGGCAGTTGGCGCCGGGGCGGCGGTTTCTCAATCTGTTCGGGTACACCGGCAGCGCGACGGTGTGCGCGGCGGCAGGCGGTGCGGTCGCCACCACCACCGTGGATCTGTCGCGCACCTATCTCGATTGGGCGCAGCGCAACCTGGCGCTGAATGGCCTTGCCGGCGCGGACCATACCCTGGTGCAGGCGGATTGCCTGGAGTGGCTGCGGGCGCCATCGCGGCCCGGTGCCTTCGATCTGATCTTCCTGGACCCGCCGACCTTCTCCACCTCCAAGCGCATGAGCGGAACCTTCGACGTGCAGCGCGACCATGCCGCGCTAATCCAGGACGCGCTGCGCTGGCTGGCCCCCGGCGGCGTGCTGCTGTTCTCGACCAACTTCCGCCGGTTCCGCCTGGATGCCGCGGCCTTGCCGGGCTTGGAGATCGAGGACATCAGCCGGGATACCCTGCCGCGCGACTACGTGCGCAGCCCGCGCATCCACCAGTGCTGGCGGATCACCCGGCCGCCGGGCGGTTGA
- a CDS encoding glycerol kinase, with product MSHILALDQGTTSSRAIVFDAAGTVRAVAQRELTPVFPRPGWVEQDPREIWESQSAVAVEAVRRAGLSAGDIAAIGIANQRETTIVWDRATGRPLYNAIVWQDRRTADLCADLARRGLADRFRDQTGLVIDPYFAGTKLRWILDHVPGARDQAERGQLAFGTVDAWLIWNFTGGARHLTDCTNASRTLLYDLHTGDWDDGLLELLAIPRALLPEVRGCSEVLVEAGAGPAGLKMPVTGMAGDQHAALFGQACLTPGMVKNTYGTGCFMVMNTGTEALVSGNRLLTTLAWRIGADTRYALEGSVFNAGAVVQWLRDGLGLIERSADVEALAASVPDAGGVYLVPAFSGLGAPHWDPYARGAVVGITRGTSAAHLARAALESIVFQSADVLHAMEADAGTRLAQLRVDGGATANDLLMQFQADLLGVPVVRPRVAETTALGAAYLAGLAAGVWKDTGEIEAQWQAQRVFEPAMSRDEAAARHAGWRRALERAKGWETPAP from the coding sequence ATGAGTCACATACTCGCGCTCGATCAGGGAACCACCAGTTCCCGCGCCATCGTCTTCGACGCGGCGGGGACGGTGCGGGCCGTGGCGCAACGGGAGCTGACGCCGGTGTTCCCGCGCCCGGGCTGGGTCGAGCAGGATCCGCGCGAGATCTGGGAGTCGCAGTCGGCGGTGGCGGTGGAGGCGGTGCGCCGGGCGGGCCTCAGCGCCGGCGACATCGCCGCCATCGGGATCGCGAATCAACGCGAGACCACGATCGTCTGGGACCGGGCCACGGGACGCCCGCTCTACAACGCCATCGTGTGGCAGGACCGGCGCACCGCGGATCTGTGCGCGGATCTCGCGCGGCGCGGACTCGCGGACCGGTTCCGCGACCAGACCGGACTGGTGATCGACCCGTATTTCGCGGGGACCAAGCTGCGCTGGATCCTGGATCATGTCCCCGGCGCGCGCGACCAGGCGGAGCGCGGCCAGCTCGCGTTCGGCACGGTGGATGCGTGGCTGATCTGGAACTTCACCGGCGGCGCGCGCCATCTCACCGACTGCACCAACGCATCGCGCACGCTGCTCTACGATCTGCACACCGGCGATTGGGACGACGGATTGCTGGAGCTGCTGGCGATCCCACGCGCGCTGCTGCCCGAGGTGCGCGGTTGCAGTGAGGTGCTGGTGGAAGCGGGCGCGGGACCGGCGGGGCTCAAGATGCCGGTCACCGGCATGGCGGGCGACCAGCACGCCGCGCTCTTCGGCCAGGCGTGCCTGACACCGGGCATGGTGAAGAATACCTACGGGACCGGCTGTTTCATGGTCATGAACACCGGCACCGAGGCCCTGGTCTCGGGCAATCGGCTGTTGACGACGCTCGCGTGGCGTATCGGCGCGGATACGCGCTACGCCCTGGAGGGCAGCGTGTTCAACGCCGGCGCGGTGGTGCAGTGGCTGCGCGACGGGTTGGGGCTGATCGAGCGCTCCGCGGATGTGGAGGCCCTGGCCGCGTCGGTGCCCGACGCGGGTGGCGTGTACCTGGTGCCCGCGTTCAGCGGCCTGGGGGCGCCGCATTGGGATCCCTACGCGCGCGGGGCCGTGGTCGGTATCACCCGCGGCACGAGCGCGGCGCACCTGGCCCGTGCCGCGCTGGAGTCCATCGTGTTCCAGTCCGCGGATGTGTTGCACGCCATGGAGGCGGACGCGGGTACGCGGCTCGCGCAGCTGCGGGTGGACGGCGGCGCCACCGCCAACGACCTGTTGATGCAGTTCCAGGCAGACCTGTTGGGGGTGCCCGTGGTCCGCCCGCGCGTCGCGGAGACCACGGCGCTCGGGGCCGCCTACCTGGCGGGTCTGGCCGCCGGCGTCTGGAAGGACACCGGGGAGATCGAGGCCCAGTGGCAGGCGCAGCGGGTGTTCGAGCCCGCCATGTCCCGGGACGAGGCCGCGGCGCGCCACGCCGGCTGGCGCCGGGCCCTGGAGCGGGCCAAGGGCTGGGAGACACCCGCGCCGTGA
- a CDS encoding GNAT family N-acetyltransferase — protein MTSKIVIREARPEDMPTIAQMAGALMTEIMDAIGTRAFHFDLDETRERLTALVAQGKYQVFVAHRAEGGGAIGFVALCETWSLYAEGAFGIIPEFYVHPQHRGLGAGSRLADAARAYGSARGWTRLEVTTPPLPPFEATLRFYERMGFAITGGRKLKLGL, from the coding sequence ATGACGTCGAAGATCGTGATCCGGGAAGCCCGGCCGGAGGATATGCCGACGATCGCGCAGATGGCGGGCGCGCTGATGACCGAGATCATGGACGCGATCGGGACCCGCGCCTTCCACTTCGACCTCGACGAGACCCGGGAACGGCTCACGGCATTGGTCGCACAGGGAAAGTATCAGGTGTTCGTGGCGCACCGGGCTGAGGGCGGCGGCGCGATCGGATTCGTGGCGCTATGCGAGACCTGGTCGCTATACGCGGAGGGCGCGTTCGGCATCATCCCGGAGTTCTATGTGCATCCGCAGCACCGCGGCCTGGGCGCGGGCTCGCGGCTTGCGGACGCGGCCCGCGCGTATGGCAGCGCGCGGGGTTGGACGCGTCTCGAGGTGACGACGCCGCCGCTGCCCCCGTTCGAGGCCACGCTGCGTTTCTATGAGCGGATGGGCTTTGCGATTACCGGCGGACGCAAGCTGAAGCTCGGGCTCTGA
- a CDS encoding plasmid stabilization protein — protein MLEIRLRPEAEQDLADAAAWYEEQRPGLGHEFLDEVEATLSSIAETPLMFPSVHRNTRRAVIHRFPFSAYFHADSPSIIVIAIMHGSRNPRRWKNR, from the coding sequence ATGCTTGAGATCCGGCTCCGGCCGGAAGCCGAGCAGGACTTGGCCGATGCGGCCGCATGGTACGAAGAACAGCGGCCCGGACTGGGTCATGAATTCCTGGACGAAGTCGAGGCGACGTTATCAAGTATTGCAGAAACCCCGTTGATGTTCCCAAGTGTGCATCGGAACACAAGGCGCGCTGTTATCCACCGGTTTCCGTTCAGTGCCTATTTCCACGCAGACAGCCCGTCGATAATCGTGATCGCGATTATGCATGGAAGCCGAAATCCGCGCCGCTGGAAAAACCGATAA
- a CDS encoding addiction module protein: MNTRLSRLPIEERIKLVEELWDSIAADQKALPLTNEQKAELDRRLDAYEADGNQGRLAGESISDIRRKL, from the coding sequence ATGAATACGAGGCTAAGCAGACTTCCGATCGAGGAGCGTATCAAGCTCGTGGAGGAATTATGGGATAGCATCGCCGCGGATCAGAAGGCACTGCCCCTGACGAACGAACAAAAAGCCGAGCTCGACAGACGTCTCGATGCCTATGAGGCCGACGGTAACCAGGGCCGTTTGGCGGGCGAATCGATCTCTGATATTCGCCGCAAGCTGTGA